The genomic segment CATCGGTGAGAAATCCGGGTAGTGTATGCACCGTCTTGGTAATACGCTGTGTGGAAAAATAATTAACAACTCTTAGCAGAGTCGGTGTGTCTTTTTTTTGTTTCATGCAACAAAGCCTCCAAACAGGATAATTGACGAAGTAGATCTCATCAAAAGCTTGTTTTTTATTTGATCATGTATTTCATAAGTATGATTAAAGTCTCTCTCATCGGCAAGATGGAATAGCTGAAGAACTTCATCATAGTAAAGGAGCGATGTTTAAAAACGAGTTCTTGATTGAGAGGTCTAGAAATGGCAGCTACAAATGAAAAGCGTAAAATTCGCTACGCCGTCGTGGGTTTAGGTTGGTTTGCTCAAGAAGCCGCCTTGCCTGCATTTGCCCCTGCGGAAAACTCTGAAGTAGTTGCGCTAGTTTCTGATGACCCTACTAAGCGAGAAGAACTGAGTAAACAATATGGCATTCAACGTACTTATTCCTATGAAGAGTACGAGGACTGTCTTACAAGCAAAGAGGTTGATGCAGTTTATATTGCACTGCCTAATCACCTACATTGCGAGTACACTGTGCGGGCAGCTAATCAGGCAATTCATGTGCTGTGTGAAAAGCCGATGGCCGTGACTGAACAAGAGTGCGAGGCCATGATTAAAGCTGCCAATGACAACGGTGTAAAGTTGATGATTGCCTATCGCTTACACTTAGAGCCAGCAAACTTAGAAGCAGTCGAAATTTTGCGCTCGCAGCAAATTGGTGAACCGCGGATTTTCAATTCAGTTTTTACTCAGCAAGTAGAAGAGGGTAACATTCGTTTACGAGATATTACAGGTGGTGGGACACTGTATGATATTGGCATCTACTGTATTAACGCTGTACGATATTTATTTCAAGACGAACCAACCGAAGTCTTTGCCGTAGCAGCCAGTAAAGAAGAACAACGC from the Nostoc flagelliforme CCNUN1 genome contains:
- a CDS encoding Gfo/Idh/MocA family protein, which encodes MAATNEKRKIRYAVVGLGWFAQEAALPAFAPAENSEVVALVSDDPTKREELSKQYGIQRTYSYEEYEDCLTSKEVDAVYIALPNHLHCEYTVRAANQAIHVLCEKPMAVTEQECEAMIKAANDNGVKLMIAYRLHLEPANLEAVEILRSQQIGEPRIFNSVFTQQVEEGNIRLRDITGGGTLYDIGIYCINAVRYLFQDEPTEVFAVAASKEEQRFSEVEEMATATLRFPNERLATFTCSFGGAKVSTYQVVGTKGDLRVESAYTWHGDLKHYLTIDGETQERTFPAHDQLAAEFTYFSDCILQDKDPEPSGTEGLNDVQIIQALYRSIGTGQPVRIKNIDPDTRPTSDQAIEHPATEEKPELINAAPPSGKS